Part of the Brassica oleracea var. oleracea cultivar TO1000 chromosome C8, BOL, whole genome shotgun sequence genome is shown below.
CCCTCTCTCTCTGTCTCTCTCTCTCTCAGGCAGTCTCTCTCTCTCGAACCCATCTCTCTCTCTCACAGAGTCTCTCTCTCGAACCCATCTCTCTCTCACGCAGTCTCTCCCTCTCTCAAGCTCTATTGGTAAGTCTCTCTCTCTCTCTCTCTCTCACANNNNNNNNNNNNNNNNNNNNNNNNNNNNNNNNNNNNNNNNNNNNNNNNNNNNNNNNNNNNNNNNNNNNNNNNNNNNNNNNNNNNNNNNNNNNNNNNNNNNNNNNNNNNNNNNNNNNNNNNNNNNNNNNNNNNNNNNNNNNNNNNNNNNNNNNNNNNNNNNNNNNNNNNNNNNNNNNNNNNNNNNNNNNNNNNNNNNNNNNNNNNNNNNNNNNNNNNNNNNNNNNNNNNNNNNNNNNNNNNNNNNNNNNNNNNNNNNNNNNNNNNNNNNNNNNNNNNNNNNNNNNNNNNNTCTCTCTCTCTCTCTCTCTCTCTCTCTCTCTCTCTCTCTCTCACGCAGTCTCTCCCTCTCTCTCTCTCTATTGGTAACCTTTTGGAAATCTCTTTTGTTTTGTTTTTCTTAGCAGAAAGAATGGAGCTTTGATGGTATCTCTCACACAGTCTCTGTTCTAAAGCATCTCGGCTTCCTTCTGGTAAGCTTCATCTTCTTTGATGTTTGCAGGATACTAGAGAGTCTGTTCTAAAGCTTGAAATGTTATGTGAGATTTTTAATGTTATGGGAGATCTCTAATGTCTCTTGTGTGTTGGTTTGTTAAAAAATGTATTCATTTCTTATGGCGAAATCATTTCTAATGAATTTTCACTGCTCTGTTTTATTGTGTTGAGCTCTGTTATCTTTTCTCTTGCTGTATATTTGTGTTGTTTACTGTTTTATTGTAGTTGTGTATTCCCATAGACCCATAAAAAAAAATTAAGCATGGTGTTTGCTTTGTTGTGCTTCATGCTTTTGTTTTTATTTTTGTTTCAATGACTATATGTTCAAGCTTCAATGGCATATGTCCTTGGAAGTGATGTAAGTCATTCTCAACACTCTATTTTGGTGTTTCTGTGTTGCATTTATTCTTGACTTAGATGGTCTTTACGCACTGAATTTAGTTTAGTCTTGACTTAGATATGGTCTTAATGCATTGAATTTAGTTTAGTCTTGACTTAGATNNNNNNNNNNNNNNNNNNNNNNNNNNNNNNNNNNNNNNNNNNNNNNNNNNNNNNNNNNNNNNNNNNNNNNNNNNNNNNNNNNNNNNNNNNNNNNNNNNNNNNNNNNNNNNNNNNNNNNNNNNNNNNNNNNNNNNNNNNNNNNNNNNNNNNNNNNNNNNNNNNNNNNNNNNNNNNNNNNNNNNNNNNNNNNNNNNNNNNNNNNNNNNNNNNNNNNNNNNNNNNNNNNNNNNNNNNNNNNNNNNNNNNNNNNNNNNNNNNNNNNNNNNNNNNNNNNNNNNNNNNNNNNNNNNNNNNNNNNNNNNNNNNNNNNNNNNNNNNNNNNNNNNNNNNNNNNNNNNNNNNNNNNNNNNNNNNNNNNNNNNNNNNNNNNNNNNNNNNNNNNNNNNNNNNNNNNNNNNNNNNNNNNNNNNNNNNNNNNNNNNNNNNNNNNNNNNNNNNNNNNNNNNNNNNNNNNNNNNNNNNNNNNNNNNNNNNNNNNNNNNNNNNNNNNNNNNNNNNNNNNNNNNNNNNNNNNNNNNNNNNNNNNNNNNNNNNNNNNNNNNNNNNNNNNNNNNNNNNNNNNNNNNNNNNNNNNNNNNNNNNNNNNNNNNNNNNNNNNNNNNNNNNNNNNNNNNNNNNNNNNNNNNNNNNNNNNNNNNNNNNNNNNNNNNNNNNNNNNNNNNNNNNNNNNNNNNNNNNNNNNNNNNNNNNNNNNNNNNNNNNNNNNNNNNNNNNNNNNNNNNNNNNNNNNNNNNNNNNNNNNNNNNNNNNNNNNNNNNNNNNNNNNNNNNNNNNNNNNNNNNNNNNNNNNNNNNNNNNNNNNNNNNNNNNNNNNNNNNNNNNNNNNNNNNNNNNNNNNNNNNNNNNNNNNNNNNTAAGTTCTCTCTCTGATCTCTCTTTTGTTTACAGGTACATGCCATTTTTTGAAGACTGTATTGGTGCTTTGGACGGAACTCACTTACCTGTTCGTCCTCCGTCTGATAATCCGGAACCGTACAGAGGCAGGAAAGGAGAACCGACAATCAATGTTCTCGCAATATGCAATATGAAAATGCGATTCATCTACGCATACGTGGGAGTTCCTGGTAGAGCTCATGACACGAAAGTTCTTACACATTGTGCGACACATGAACCCTTCTTCCCTCATCCACCAGATGGTAAGTACTATCTAGTTGATTCCGGTTATCCAACTAGAACCGGTTATCTAGGTCCGCATCGTAGAACTAGGTATCATCTTGACCAGTTTGCTAGGGGAGGACCACCAACAAACTCTAGAGAACTGTTTAACCGGAGGCATGCTAGTTTACGTTCTGTGATTGAAAGAACATTTGGTGTTTGGAAAGCGAAGTGGAGGATTTTAGATAGAAAACATCCGAAGTATGATGTTATAAAGTGGGTGAAGATTGTGACAGCAACTATGGCACTTCACAATTTTATTCGAGATTCATCTGATGAAGACCGTGATTTCACTTATTGGGAAACAGTAAATGAGTATGAACATCATGGTGACCAAGCAGTAGAAGAGCTTGAGCATACTCCATACCTTCCATCTGGTGATAGAGCAATGGAGATTCGACGTGATGCAATCACTGAAAGGATAGCAAGAGGAAGTCGACTTCCATATTAGCTTCACATATGATCATCAAGCAGTCACTTCCTCCAGGTTTTTATTCTTATCTCTCTCTCTCTCTTCTCTCTCTCTTTCTCTCTCTCGCATCTCACGTTTGTAAATTGAATGGGAGTATTTTGTATATCTTAAAAGTCTAAACATCTGTGTCTTTCAGTTGTTTATTTGCTTGTAGGAAGCATGTGTGATGTATTGTTTATATGTTTCAGGTTTGAGTGTTCAAGACA
Proteins encoded:
- the LOC106308630 gene encoding putative nuclease HARBI1, with protein sequence MYELSGFNVTRSNNRFKLGDSAVARLNKFTNMVEVPAVANLIPTEMFRYMPFFEDCIGALDGTHLPVRPPSDNPEPYRGRKGEPTINVLAICNMKMRFIYAYVGVPGRAHDTKVLTHCATHEPFFPHPPDGKYYLVDSGYPTRTGYLGPHRRTRYHLDQFARGGPPTNSRELFNRRHASLRSVIERTFGVWKAKWRILDRKHPKYDVIKWVKIVTATMALHNFIRDSSDEDRDFTYWETVNEYEHHGDQAVEELEHTPYLPSGDRAMEIRRDAITERIARGSRLPY